One window of Trichoderma breve strain T069 chromosome 3, whole genome shotgun sequence genomic DNA carries:
- a CDS encoding lysine methyltransferase domain-containing protein: MGMPVVETPLVPLSLSLPPLRKSTSLTEAQARQALRRIHEFTLYPIPPVLELESASHNQDASALDSGYASETEADEASKAGKAIPLYLDPIERDFAVRWLTGFIGQAWEFPLSDDIRDEFVDAACSLLSYFTSPEDDSNTPDEDPGMTRRFQFSTGNGAETFVVDLYDTPMQTGEDHTDVGLQTWGASIAFSQMFCTAPMDFLATTRALDSSTRIVELGAGTGLVSLVLASLLPTITDSVPSIVATDYHPTVLKNLEKNEASHYKEGSTAMVQVAHLDWCAPPLDVPADILVAADVVYAVEHARWLRNCAASLLTPDGVFWLMVSIRPNGKFAGVCDSIESIFTKPSLSDMNGSRYLKILDNRWIDKKDSVGRADEVGYKLFRIGWA, translated from the coding sequence ATGGGGATGCCTGTTGTGGAGACTCCCCTGGTTCCGCTGTCTCTAAGTCTGCCACCCCTCAGGAAATCGACTAGTCTCACAGAGGCTCAGGCACGGCAAGCTCTGCGTCGGATTCATGAATTTACTTTGTATCCAATCCCGCCAGTGCTTGAGCTGGAGTCAGCCAGTCACAACCAAGATGCCTCCGCACTAGATTCAGGTTATGCGTCTGAAACGGAAGCTGATGAGGCATCCAAGGCCGGCAAGGCGATCCCTCTGTATCTGGACCCGATAGAGCGCGACTTTGCCGTGCGCTGGCTCACCGGATTCATTGGACAAGCCTGGGAGTTCCCTCTGAGCGATGACATACGCGACGAGTTTGTGGATGCTGCATGCTCACTGCTATCGTATTTCACTTCCCCCGAGGATGACTCCAACACGCCCGATGAAGATCCCGGCATGACGCGCCGATTCCAGTTCTCAACTGGCAACGGCGCCGAAACCTTTGTGGTTGATCTTTATGATACTCCCATGCAAACCGGCGAAGACCACACCGATGTTGGCCTGCAAACTTGGGGAGCCTCCATCGCATTCTCTCAGATGTTTTGCACTGCGCCCATGGATTTTCTGGCGACCACGAGAGCACTTGATTCCTCTACTCGAATTGTTGAGCTTGGTGCCGGAACAGGCCTTGTCAGCCTGGTGCTTGCAAGTCTGTTACCAACGATCACCGATTCAGTACCGTCTATTGTTGCAACCGACTATCACCCCACCGTGCTAAAGAACCTGGAAAAGAATGAAGCGTCCCATTACAAGGAAGGATCTACAGCAATGGTGCAGGTGGCTCATCTTGATTGGTGTGCACCTCCATTAGACGTACCTGCAGACATCCTCGTGGCAGCAGATGTTGTCTATGCCGTGGAGCATGCGCGATGGCTTCGTAATTGCGCTGCTTCTTTACTCACGCCGGACGGTGTCTTTTGGTTGATGGTTTCTATCAGACCTAATGGCAAGTTTGCGGGTGTATGTGATTCGATAGAAAGCATATTCACCAAGCCAAGCCTATCTGACATGAATGGCAGCCGATATCTGAAAATTTTGGATAATCGGTGGATTGACAAGAAGGATAGCGTTGGGCGAGCCGACGAAGTTGGTTACAAACTCTTTAGAATTGGATGGGCGTGA
- a CDS encoding aldo/keto reductase family domain-containing protein: MSSQYVSLAIGAHTWTPDNITEVEGLVQVMRKHGIKIIDTARSYGLGASETTIGLAKLAGEFAIDTKAATGIAPGAGHKILEFAKESLEALQTDKVRVFFIHAPDEDTPVDVQMEAIQTLYKQGAFETFGVSNFTPEQVIEFYNYAKSKGYVLPTVYQSSYSLAVRQNETRLFPTLRKLGISIQAYSPMAGGLLSKTPAYIESGKGNWDPNTITGKIFRDLYYKPSYLKMLEEFGKLSEETGVSRSGLAYRWVRYHSALKPELGDQMILGSVNAQQLEDAVGELNKGPLEAATVEQLESLWQLIKDDAPIDNLISVRKVVRASA; this comes from the exons ATGTCCTCTCAATATGTGTCGCTCGCCATCGGTGCTCATACTTGGACGCCCGACAACATTACAGAGGTTGAGGGTCTCGTGCAGGTTATGCGCAAGCATGGAATCAAGATCATTGACACTGCTAGAAGCTAT GGCCTTGGCGCATCGGAGACCACCATCGGACTCGCAAAGTTAGCTGGCGAATTCGCTATCGACACAAAAGCAGCCACTGGAATAGCGCCTGGTGCGGGGCACAAGATTCTAGAATTCGCCAAAGAGAGCTTAGAAGCACTGCAAACTGACAAG GTCCGGGTTTTCTTTATACATGCCCCA GATGAAGACACGCCTGTGGATGTGCAAATGGAAGCCATCCAAACGCTGTATAAGCAAGGAGCTTTTGAAACGTTTGGAGTGTCCAATTTCACTCCGGAGCAGGTGATCGAATTCTACAACTACGCCAAATCCAAGGGTTATGTTCTTCCTACAGTATATCAGTCTAGCTATTCGCTGGCAGTTCGTCAGAACGAAACAAGACTGTTCCCAACTCTCCGCAAGCTTGGCATTTCGATTCAAGCTTACTCGCCAATGGCAGGAGGCCTGCTATCAAAAACTCCAGCGTACATTGAATCCGGAAAGGGAAACTGGGATCCCAATACCATCACTGGCAAGATCTTTCGCGATCTTTACTATAAACCGTCTTatttgaagatgttggaAGAATTTGGGAAGCTTTCTGAAGAGACTGGTGTCAGTCGATCGGGTTTAGCTTATCGTTGGGTGAGATATCATTCGGCGCTCAAGCCAGAGCTTGGAGATCAGATGATTCTGGGTTCCGTGAATGCTCAACAATTAGAGGATGCCGTGGGAGAACTTAACAAAGGCCCTCTTGAAGCAGCAACGGTTGAACAGCTGGAAAGTCTGTGGCAGCTTATCAAGGATGATGCGCCAATCGACAATCTCATCTCTGTCCGCAAGGTTGTTCGGGCATCTGCATAA
- a CDS encoding fungal zn(2)-Cys(6) binuclear cluster domain-containing protein, with amino-acid sequence MEGEMTTPKRGEKRIKGRVTIACTECRNQHLRCDAIVPTCSRCRNLHKTCVYMDLRRSRRRHAEAEKLVPSEHHNDDSMAVEARDIPAVYQQSHLSEEPRLPSGPSSPLPTFVASSNTLRPNVFADNDLLSTRPVDGFYKFFFPGHPFILPQAHLMRHFEKTPDFSYGLVLMIAFIGSLYTHDSLANNYKQQAEQALGSQLAPHGFNVQALMLLALTLEWSGENERAAMYLERAKTMGLEIGIHRRDFASRCGHGDKVLEESWRRTWWELYVIDALFAGIRHLPTFTSWGVDTDVEIPCEEKVYVTGMIPQPRTLREYDNRGFDDSDDSFSSFAYLIDATRILGTTLAAGDIANKSAYSLVKNAEANLMSWDLHLPQAKRDPVQSDGTLDEVLFKAHMAINTTSTHLHRPRSMLHYTTMELLCSKYAPPLPAEVLSAEEQHQDRHTHKAINAAKNFVDLLTASSSPLTHSPFVMCMGSLAVATYLSGCEHILTGSELAHAKDRIRVFLGILKAFARIWSQARHWSEEMKLMARVVLDQQDGAGRIDFPSIQAMPSFEEIAFDDGLSQEINVADMGKDWGNLMENI; translated from the exons ATGGAAGGTGAAATGACCACGCCAAAACGCGGCGAGAAGAGGATCAAGGGGCGAGTTACGATAGCATGCACCGAGTGCCGTAACCAGCATCTGCGGTGCGATGCCATCGTGCCGACCTGCTCAAGATGCCGCAACTTACACAAAACATGTGTCTATATGGATTTACGGCGGAGCCGCCGGAGACACGCTGAAGCCGAAAAGTTGGTGCCCTCGGAGCATCACAACGATGACTCAATGGCGGTAGAGGCCAGAGACATCCCAGCAGTATATCAACAGAGTCATCTTTCTGAGGAACCTCGGTTGCCTTCAGGGCCATCGAGCCCTCTGCCAACCTTTGTCGCGTCCAGCAATACTCTGAGGCCAAATGTGTTTGCGGACAATGATCTTCTTTCCACTAGGCCAGTCGACGGGTTTTATAAGTTCTTTTTCCCGGGCCATCCATTCATCCTACCGCAAGCGCACTTGATGCGTCACTTTGAGAAAACCCCAGATTTCAGCTATGGATTGGTTCTGATGATTGCCTTTATTGGTTCTCTATATACTCACGACTCGCTGGCAAACAATTATAAGCAACAAGCCGAGCAGGCTCTTGGGAGTCAACTTGCGCCTCATGGGTTTAATGTTCAAGCTTTGATGCTTCTAGCCCTCACTCTGGAATGGTCGGGTGAGAATGAGAGAGCCGCGATGTATCTCGAAAGGGCAAAAACTATGGGCCTGGAGATAGGCATTCATCGGCGAGATTTTGCTTCTCGCTGTGGTCACGGGGATAAAGTTTTGGAGGAAAGCTGGCGACGCACCTGGTGGGAGCTCTATGTGATTGACGCGCTTTTCGCCGGCATTCGCCACCTGCCTACATTCACATCTTGGGGAGTAGATACAGATGTTGAAATTCCCTGCGAAGAAAAGGTTTATGTTACAGGG ATGATACCTCAGCCTCGGACGCTTCGTGAGTACGACAATCGTGGGTTTGATGACAGCGATGACAgcttttcctcctttgcATATCTCATCGATGCCACTCGGATCCTTGGGACAACGTTAGCTGCTGGTGACATTGCGAACAAGTCCGCCTATTCTTTGGTGAAGAACGCTGAAGCAAATTTGATGAGCTGGGATTTGCATTTGCCACAGGCGAAGCGCGACCCTGTTCAATCCGATGGGACATTGGATGAAGTGCTATTCAAGGCTCATATGGCAATAAATAC TACATCTACTCATTTACATCGGCCAAGATCGATGCTACACTACACTACAATGGAACTTCTATGCTCAAAATATGCACCACCGCTTCCTGCCGAAGTTCTGAGTGCTGAAGAACAGCATCAAGATAGGCATACGCACAAAGCAATTAATGCGGCAAAGAATTTTGTTGATTTGCTTACCGCCTCCTCTTCACCACTAACACATAGCCCCTTCGTCATGTGTATGGGATCATTAGCCGTGGCCACTTATTTGTCTGGTTGTGAGCACATCTTGACAGGCTCCGAGTTAGCGCATGCCAAAGATCGAATTCGGGTATTCTTAGGCATACTGAAGGCATTCGCAAGAATATGGTCGCAGGCACGACACTGGTcagaagagatgaagctAATGGCAAGAGTGGTTCTTGACCAACAAGACGGTGCTGGGCGGATCGATTTCCCATCAATACAGGCTATGCCAAGTTTTGAAGAGATAGCTTTCGACGATGGGCTGTCACAAGAGATCAATGTAGCAGACATGGGCAAAGACTGGGGAAATTTGATGGAAAATATATGA